Proteins co-encoded in one Nicotiana sylvestris chromosome 7, ASM39365v2, whole genome shotgun sequence genomic window:
- the LOC138872709 gene encoding uncharacterized protein has protein sequence MAPKLEDPGTFTILCTIRSADFAKSLCDLGIPLGIIDDVLVRVDKFILPAKFVVLDCEVDYEVPIILGRTFLATGKALIDVEAGDLTFRVGDEKVVFHVCKSMRQPNSNEVCSFVDLVTNVIIDDASATMNIEDNLEAILLNLENDEEKEGYVECVNVLQ, from the exons atggctcctaAATTGGAAGATCCGGGCACTTTCACAATCCTATGTACAATTAGAAGTGCCGACTTTGCCAAATCTTTAtgtgatcttggg ATacctttgggtattattgatgatgtgttggttcgtGTTGACAAGTTCATACTCCCGGCAAAATTTGTGGttcttgattgtgaagtggactatgaggtgcctattattttgggtagaactttccttgctacggggaaggctcttATTGATGTGGAAGCCGGTGATCTCACTtttcgggtgggtgatgaaaaggtggtcttccatgtgtgcaaatctatgaggcaaccgaatagcaaTGAAGTTTGTTCGTTTGTGGATTTGGTGACCAATGTGATTATTGATGATGCTAGTGCCACAATGAATATTGAGGATAATTTGGAAGCTATTTTGCTTAACCTTGAGAATGATGAGGAGAAAGAAGGCTATGTGGAATGTGTGAATGTGTTGCAATGA